From a single Ornithodoros turicata isolate Travis chromosome 8, ASM3712646v1, whole genome shotgun sequence genomic region:
- the LOC135367259 gene encoding cullin-2-like: MSLKPKRIDFDFTWEQLRETVAGVITLGKVPRSVWNDRFSDVYALCVAFPEPLGDRLYQETKKYLNEHVQYLYELVVNNDDLLAAYYTHWLQYSQGVDYLNKLYMYLNTQHIKKNKLSEADLSYGSVEPTEQLLEVGELGLDLWRRNMIEPLRTNLVSLLLDAIEADRRGDSSVPQKVVQGVILSLVQVEEYKRKLPLSLYQELFEGPFLAATGEHYQREASRLLQECGCSSYMEKVLQCLAQENLRSRKFLHPSSYPKVTRECEQRMVGTHLAFLHQECEPMVAAERKGDLGRMYTLLRPLRALDPLIQTLQRHMERVGLERVASCTGTNGANVNVPQLFVEAVLEVHTSYQELIKDVFQADQQFVSALDKACATIINNRSNTKQPCRSPELLAKYCDSLLKKSAKGISESEVEDRLSQSITVFKYIDDKDVFQKFYAKMLAKRLIHSQSMSMDAEEAMINKLKQACGYEFTSKLHRMFTDMNVSADLNGKFNTYLKAGEIDLGINFSIYVLQAGAWPLGQSAISPFAIPQQLEKSVQKFEQFYQSKFSGRKLTWLHHLCQADVRLCYLRKPYLVSLGTYQMALLLPFEVTDTLSARDLQESTRLSEDQLFKQLQSLLDARLLNCSQEGPLSLATVLHLNKSYSNKRTKFKISAVVQKEAAQQELEQTHNSVDEDRKLYLQAAVVRIMKARKVLRHNMLVQEVINQAKNRFSPNVTMIKKCIEALIDKQYLERTPNCPDEYCYVA; encoded by the exons ATGTCACTGAAACCCAAAAGGATAGATTTTGATTTTACATGGGAGCAGTTGAGAGAGACTGTTGCTGGTGTTATCACCCTAGGAAAGGTCCCACGATCTGTCTGGAATGATCGTTTCT CAGATGTGTATGCTCTTTGCGTAGCCTTTCCCGAGCCCTTAGGAGACCGCCTCTACCAGGAGACCAAGAAGTACCTTAATGAACACGTCCAGTACCTCTATGAA CTTGTGGTAAACAACGACGACCTCCTGGCGGCCTACTACACGCACTGGCTTCAGTACAGTCAAGGGGTTGACTATCTCAACAAACTTTACAT GTACCTGAACACGCAGCATATCAAGAAGAACAAGCTGAGCGAAGCCGACCTCAGTTACGGCTCCGTGGAGCCGACGGAACAGCTCCTGGAAGTCGGGGAGTTGGGGCTGGACCTGTGGCGTCGGAACATGATAGAGCCCTTACGTACCAACCTGGTCTCTCTGCTCCTGGATGCCATTGAAGCGGACAGGCGTGGTGACAGCTCAGTGCCCCAGAAAGTGGTCCAGGGAGTGATATTGTCCCTCGTGCAG GTGGAGGAATACAAACGTAAACTGCCCCTGTCCCTTTACCAAGAGCTGTTCGAAGGCCCATTTCTGGCTGCAACGGGAGAACACTATCAAAGGGAAGCGAGCCGTCTGCTGCAGGAATGCGGCTGTTCGTCGTACATGGAGAAGGTTCTGCAGTGCCTGGCGCAGGAGAACCTGCGTTCCCGCAAGTTCCTGCACCCTTCTTCCTATCCGAAA GTCACTCGAGAATGTGAGCAACGGATGGTCGGCACACACCTGGCCTTCCTCCACCAGGAGTGTGAGCCCATGGTGGCGGCTGAACGGAAGGGTGACCTGGGACGCATGTACACCTTGCTGAGGCCACTGAGAGCCCTGGATCCCCTAATTCAAACCCTGCAGCGCCACATGGAACGTGTGGGCTTGGAGCGGGTTGCCAGCTGTACGGGGACAAACGGCGCCAACGTCAACGTCCCTCAGCTCTTTGTCGAAGCCGTGCTCGAAGTGCACACATCGTACCAGGAACTTATAAAGGATGTCTTTCAAGCTGACCAGCAGTTTGTCAGTGCCCTTGACAAG GCATGCGCCACTATCATAAACAACAGGAGCAACACCAAGCAACCCTGTCGCTCTCCAGAGTTG CTGGCCAAGTATTGTGACAGCTTGCTCAAGAAAAGTGCAAAGGGCATCTCTGAGTCTGAAGTGGAGGACCGTCTTAGTCAGTCCATAACCGTGTTCAAGTACATAGATGATAAAGATGTCTTTCAGAAG TTTTATGCAAAGATGCTGGCAAAGAGGCTCATTCATAGTCAGTCTATGTCAATGGATGCTGAGGAAGCCATGATAAACAAACTGAAG CAAGCCTGCGGATACGAATTCACCAGCAAGCTCCACCGCATGTTTACGGACATGAACGTGAGTGCTGACCTCAACGGGAAGTTCAACACGTACCTGAAGGCTGGAGAGATTGACCTTGGCATAAATTTTTCAATCTACGTGCTTCAG GCTGGTGCATGGCCCCTAGGACAAAGCGCCATCTCACCCTTTGCTATACCGCAGCAGCTAGAAAAAAGTGTGCAGAAG TTTGAGCAGTTCTACCAGAGCAAGTTCAGCGGACGCAAGTTGACGTGGCTACACCATCTGTGTCAGGCGGACGTCCGACTGTGTTACCTCCGCAAGCCATACCTTGTCAGCCTTGGCACATACCAGATGGCCCTGCTTCTGCCCTTCGAGGTCACGGACACACTCTCCGCTCGGGACCTGCAGGAATCGACTCGTCTATCTGAGGACCAGCTCTTCAAGCAATTGCAGAGCCTTCTGGATGCACGGTTGCTCAATTGTTCACAG GAGGGTCCCCTATCTTTGGCTACAGTGCTTCACCTAAACAAGTCTTACTCAAATAAACGAACGAAGTTTAAGATCAGCGCTGTTGTCCAGAAGGAGGCAGCACAG CAAGAACTGGAGCAGACACACAACTCTGTGGACGAGGACCGCAAGCTGTACCTGCAGGCAGCCGTCGTACGCATCATGAAGGCGAGGAAAGTCCTGCGGCATAACATGCTTGTTCAGGAG GTGATCAACCAAGCCAAGAACAGGTTCTCGCCAAATGTAACAATGATCAAGAAGTGCATCGAAGCCCTGATCGACAAGCAGTACTTAGAAAGAACACCGAATTGCCCCGACGAGTACTGTTATGTGGCATAA
- the LOC135367263 gene encoding sodium-coupled monocarboxylate transporter 1-like isoform X3 — protein sequence MTATRHFSTWDYVVFGGLLCASSAIGIYYAIKATRNKSSADHYVRGHSMSATSVSLSLLAIAASPLTLLGTPTEMYVFGAQFWVVVFSYLITIPVTAFVFVPIYHNNKVTSCYEYLELRFNHILRTVCSVGSGIQTVVYTSIVLYGPALALQAVTGMDVWISVLSVGAACTFYTSLGGISAVVMADVFMSSVKYGSILLIAVKGTMDVGGIEEVFRKAMQSGRLHIDDFRADPTVRHSVWSLVFGSSVLWLTLYAVNQGWVQKYISMRDAQTTRRALWVNLVGIIALQTILSFVGLVIYAKYSDCDPLATKMISSADQLAPLHVMDTLGAIPGLSGFFVAGLFSGGLTSGAAAISSMATTTVEDIVKSYIKPDISDRAALVLMKILNLQNRTCHKLSLTAILLGVTIVVMVYVSQQLGGIMQAGLTVLAIVGGPVFGVFCLGIFVPFANSTGAIVGLFSGVATVCWISIAAFIKKPMYPMPPVSVDGCLDLYFNVTAQTSNTSTGYRTFGTAPLEQSWFLL from the exons ATGACAGCAACCAGACACTTCAGTACTTGGGACTACGTCGTGTTCGGCGGTCTACTCTGCGCCTCTTCTGCCATAGGAATCTACTACGCTATAAAGGCTACGAGAAATAAATCATCCGCCGACCATTATGTTCGGGGTCACTCCATGAGCGCTACCAGTGTGTCCCTGTCTCTTCTTGCCATAGCAGCGTCTCCACTGACGCTTCTGGGGACCCCGACGGAGATGTACGTGTTCGGCGCTCAGTTCTGGGTGGTGGTCTTCTCTTACTTGATAACGATACCGGTGACGGCGTTTGTCTTTGTTCCCATCTATCATAACAATAAAGTCACCAGCTGTTACGAG TATCTGGAACTACGCTTTAATCATATATTACGGACGGTGTGTTCGGTCGGGTCGGGGATCCAGACG GTCGTTTATACCAGTATCGTCCTGTACGGACCAGCGCTAGCACTTCAAGCAG TCACTGGTATGGACGTCTGGATTTCGGTGCTGTCTGTTGGTGCAGCCTGTACTTTCTACACAAGTCTT GGCGGCATTAGCGCTGTTGTGATGGCAGACGTGTTCATGAGCTCCGTCAAGTACGGCTCCATCCTACTAATCGCCGTCAAAGGAACCATGGACGTTGGAGGCATTGAGGAAGTCTTCCGAAAAGCCATGCAGTCTGGAAGGCTTCACATTGACGA TTTCCGTGCAGACCCCACAGTCCGTCACTCAGTGTGGTCCTTGGTGTTTGGATCCTCGGTACTGTGGCTCACATTGTACGCAGTGAACCAGGGATGGGTACAGAAGTACATCAGCATGCGAGATGCCCAAACTACCAGGAG GGCGTTGTGGGTGAACTTAGTGGGCATCATCGCTCTTCAAACAATTCTCAGCTTCGTGGGCCTCGTCATCTACGCCAAGTACAGTGACTGTGACCCGCTTGCCACCAAAATGATTTCCTCGGCGGATCAG CTTGCTCCTCTGCACGTGATGGACACATTGGGCGCGATTCCTGGATTGTCCGGGTTCTTTGTCGCTGGTCTCTTCAGCGGAGGATTAAC GTCTGGAGCAGCTGCCATTAGCTCTATGGCGACGACGACGGTGGAAGATATTGTGAAGTCTTATATCAAACCTGATATCAGCGACCGGGCAGCTCTTGTGCTGATGAAAATACTGA ACCTGCAGAACAGAACATGCCATAAATTGTCACTTACAGCGATATTGCTCGGCGTAACGATTGTGGTTATGGTGTACGTTTCTCAGCAACTGGGTGGCATCATGCAG gCTGGTCTCACCGTTCTTGCCATCGTAGGAGGACCTGTCTTCGGGGTCTTCTGTTTAGGAATATTTGTGCCATTCGCAAACAGTACG GGAGCTATAGTTGGCCTCTTCAGCGGTGTCGCAACCGTGTGTTGGATCTCTATTGCGGCCTTCATAAAGAAACCAATGTACCCAATGCCACCCGTGTCAGTGGACGGCTGTTTGGACTTGTACTTCAACGTCACTG CTCAAACATCGAATACATCTACAGGATATCGTACTTTTGGTACGGCCCCATTGGAACAATCTTGGTTCTTGTTGTAG